The proteins below come from a single Zhouia spongiae genomic window:
- a CDS encoding NAD(P)/FAD-dependent oxidoreductase, which translates to MIKTDILIIGAGPTGLFTVFEAGLLKLKCHLIDALPQPGGQCAEIYPKKPIYDIPGFPEVLAGDLVDNLMKQITPFEPGFTLGERADTIEKLDDGSFIVTTNKGTKHHAPVVAIAGGLGSFEPRKPLIENLAGYEDKGVEYIIRDPELYRDKCVVIAGGGDSALDWSIFLSEVASEVTLVHRRNEFRGALDSVEKVQELKKLGKINLLTPAEITELEGNGKLEAVIAEKEGERIRLETDHFIPLFGLAPKLGPIAGWGLEIEKNAIKVDNTLDYQTNVPGIYAIGDVNTYPGKLKLILCGFHEATLMCQSAYQRIFPDKKYVMKYTTVSGIDGFDGTRKEAPKAVVKAIE; encoded by the coding sequence ATGATCAAAACAGATATATTGATTATCGGAGCCGGACCGACTGGACTTTTTACAGTGTTTGAAGCCGGTTTGTTAAAATTAAAATGTCACTTAATAGATGCTTTGCCGCAACCTGGTGGGCAGTGTGCTGAGATTTATCCCAAAAAGCCTATTTATGATATTCCCGGTTTTCCTGAGGTATTGGCGGGAGACCTTGTGGATAATCTGATGAAGCAAATAACCCCTTTTGAACCTGGTTTCACATTGGGCGAACGCGCTGATACTATAGAAAAGCTTGACGACGGTTCATTTATCGTCACAACAAATAAGGGTACAAAACATCATGCGCCTGTGGTGGCTATAGCCGGAGGCTTGGGTAGTTTTGAGCCGCGAAAGCCGCTTATAGAGAATTTAGCGGGCTATGAAGATAAAGGGGTTGAATACATTATCAGGGATCCTGAATTATACAGGGATAAATGTGTGGTTATTGCCGGTGGAGGAGATTCTGCTCTTGACTGGAGTATATTCCTTTCCGAGGTAGCTTCCGAGGTAACACTGGTACATAGAAGAAATGAATTCAGAGGAGCGCTTGATTCTGTAGAAAAGGTACAGGAATTAAAGAAGCTGGGTAAAATAAACCTGTTGACTCCGGCCGAGATAACCGAACTGGAAGGCAATGGTAAACTGGAAGCAGTTATAGCAGAGAAGGAAGGTGAGCGAATTCGTCTGGAGACCGATCATTTTATCCCGCTATTCGGATTGGCTCCTAAGCTAGGGCCTATTGCCGGTTGGGGACTTGAAATCGAAAAAAATGCGATTAAAGTTGATAATACGTTAGACTATCAGACAAATGTACCGGGTATCTACGCCATCGGTGATGTGAATACTTATCCGGGCAAGTTAAAACTGATATTATGTGGCTTTCACGAGGCGACCCTAATGTGCCAGAGTGCATATCAGCGTATATTCCCTGATAAGAAATATGTGATGAAATACACTACTGTTAGTGGAATTGATGGATTTGACGGTACCAGAAAAGAAGCTCCTAAAGCAGTCGTTAAAGCTATAGAATAA
- the trmB gene encoding tRNA (guanosine(46)-N7)-methyltransferase TrmB, translating to MGSKNKLKRFRENETFPNMVQPTREEVVNDSFKLKGKWNEEFFKNDHPIVLELGCGKGEYSVGLGRKFPEKNFIGIDIKGARIWRGAKTAVEERITNVGFLRTQIELLEKIFEADEVAEIWITFPDPQIKYKRTKHRMTNSNFLQLYKRILKPDGVMHLKTDSEFMHGYTLGLLHGEGHEVLYANHNVYKNEGSPEEVTSIQTFYEKQYLEQQKPITYIKFKIK from the coding sequence GTGGGAAGCAAAAACAAATTGAAACGCTTTAGGGAGAATGAAACATTCCCGAATATGGTGCAGCCTACCAGAGAAGAGGTTGTAAATGATTCTTTTAAGCTAAAAGGGAAGTGGAATGAAGAATTTTTTAAGAACGACCATCCTATCGTGCTTGAGCTCGGTTGTGGAAAAGGGGAATATAGTGTTGGCCTGGGACGGAAATTCCCGGAGAAAAACTTTATAGGGATCGATATAAAGGGAGCCCGCATCTGGAGAGGAGCTAAGACGGCGGTAGAAGAACGTATTACCAATGTAGGTTTTCTAAGAACCCAGATTGAGCTTTTGGAAAAGATATTTGAAGCTGATGAAGTTGCTGAAATATGGATTACTTTTCCTGATCCTCAGATTAAATACAAACGTACTAAACACAGGATGACCAACAGTAACTTCCTTCAGTTGTATAAGCGCATCCTTAAGCCTGATGGTGTTATGCATTTAAAGACGGACAGTGAGTTCATGCATGGGTATACTTTGGGGTTGCTACATGGAGAAGGGCACGAAGTTTTGTATGCAAATCATAATGTTTATAAAAATGAAGGAAGTCCCGAGGAAGTAACTTCTATTCAAACTTTTTACGAAAAGCAGTATCTTGAGCAGCAGAAACCGATTACATATATAAAATTCAAGATAAAATAG
- a CDS encoding 2Fe-2S iron-sulfur cluster-binding protein: MSDITIKITDREGVVHEVQAPTDMAMNVMELVKAYELAPEGTIGICGGMAMCASCQCYVKSDHTLPEMTPDEDAMLAEAFYVKDNSRLGCQIQLTDDLEGLEIELAPES, translated from the coding sequence ATGTCGGATATTACTATAAAAATTACAGACAGGGAAGGTGTTGTACATGAGGTGCAGGCGCCTACCGATATGGCAATGAATGTCATGGAATTAGTAAAAGCATACGAGCTGGCTCCCGAGGGAACTATTGGCATTTGCGGTGGTATGGCCATGTGTGCTTCCTGCCAGTGTTATGTGAAGTCGGATCATACATTACCTGAAATGACCCCGGATGAGGACGCCATGTTAGCAGAGGCTTTTTATGTGAAAGACAACAGTCGGTTGGGTTGCCAGATCCAACTGACAGACGATTTGGAAGGATTGGAAATTGAACTCGCTCCCGAAAGTTAG
- a CDS encoding NifU family protein, with translation MTLDEIKLNVEKALEEIRPFLKSDGGDISLVSVDETLVRVRLEGACVGCHVNQMTLKAGVETTIKKYVPQIETVENIA, from the coding sequence ATGACTTTAGATGAAATTAAGTTAAACGTAGAGAAAGCATTGGAAGAGATCCGTCCCTTTTTAAAAAGTGACGGAGGAGACATTTCATTGGTTTCTGTCGATGAGACATTGGTAAGAGTCCGTCTTGAAGGTGCATGTGTTGGTTGTCATGTAAACCAGATGACGTTGAAAGCCGGGGTTGAGACAACCATCAAGAAATACGTGCCTCAAATTGAAACGGTAGAAAACATAGCTTAG
- a CDS encoding MGMT family protein has protein sequence MANNENFFERVYEVARQIPYGRVTSYGAIARYLGAARSARMVGWAMNGSGLKEDIPAHRVVNRKGMLTGKHHFQGTNLMQQLLESEGVRVRDNQVLDFDNYFWDPAKELP, from the coding sequence ATGGCGAATAATGAGAATTTTTTCGAACGGGTATATGAGGTGGCACGGCAGATTCCTTATGGTCGGGTAACCAGTTATGGTGCCATAGCCAGATACCTTGGAGCGGCCCGAAGTGCACGAATGGTGGGCTGGGCGATGAACGGGAGCGGTTTAAAGGAAGACATACCGGCACATCGGGTTGTAAACAGGAAGGGAATGCTTACCGGGAAACACCATTTTCAGGGAACCAATTTAATGCAACAGCTTTTAGAAAGTGAGGGAGTCCGGGTGAGAGATAATCAGGTGCTGGATTTTGATAATTATTTTTGGGACCCTGCAAAGGAGCTTCCTTGA
- a CDS encoding LysE family transporter, translating to MEHLAILFFATFSAALMGVVPPGLINMTAAKVSLTKGKVNGILFASGASATVVAQAYVAVLISKYLYNNPFIIDILLKIALVVFGFFTVYFFIVARKKKEKKIKEVDVSKRGSFLKGMLLALVNLLPIPYFCGLNAAWKVSGWIKFEVWDVLVFIIAAGSGTFAMLYMYVVYFDKLQAKSDRFSRYSDYVLSVLMLILVIITFIRIFYGE from the coding sequence ATGGAGCACTTGGCCATTCTTTTTTTTGCCACCTTTTCTGCAGCCCTTATGGGGGTTGTTCCTCCGGGATTGATTAACATGACTGCAGCTAAAGTAAGTTTAACGAAAGGGAAGGTTAATGGTATTCTATTTGCATCCGGAGCATCGGCGACAGTGGTGGCACAGGCTTATGTGGCTGTACTGATTTCAAAATATCTGTATAATAACCCGTTTATTATTGATATACTGCTTAAGATAGCCCTGGTGGTATTTGGTTTTTTTACTGTCTATTTTTTTATTGTTGCCCGAAAAAAGAAGGAGAAAAAGATCAAAGAAGTAGATGTCAGTAAAAGAGGTAGCTTTTTAAAAGGGATGCTGTTGGCATTGGTAAATTTATTGCCAATTCCTTATTTCTGTGGTTTGAATGCGGCCTGGAAAGTATCAGGATGGATCAAGTTTGAGGTGTGGGATGTTTTGGTGTTTATTATAGCTGCCGGTTCCGGGACATTTGCGATGCTCTATATGTATGTGGTTTATTTTGATAAGTTACAGGCCAAGAGTGATCGCTTTTCACGGTATTCAGATTATGTTTTATCTGTTTTAATGCTGATTTTGGTGATTATAACCTTCATCCGGATATTTTATGGCGAATAA
- a CDS encoding Mrp/NBP35 family ATP-binding protein, with translation MKLNRKDILEALESISAPGEGQNMIESGAVTNVMTFGDEVVVDITIKNPSLQAKKKTEVEILKTIHDKVYQKAKVKVNIKVDAPEKPQGNQIKGKPIPGIKNIVAVASGKGGVGKSTVTANLAATMAKMGFRVGVLDADVYGPSIPLMYDVEGARPLAVHVGGKSKMKPIENYGVKILSIGFFTQPNQAVIWRGPMAAKALNQMIFDADWGELDFLLIDLPPGTGDIHLSIMQALPITGAVVVSTPQNVALADARKGVAMFQQESISVPVLGIIENMAYFTPEEMPDNKYYIFGKEGAKNLAEDLKVPFLGEIPLVQSIREAGDAGRPAALQTATPLEESFEELTKQVIQEVVSRNDSLPPTEAIKITTMAGCSAVKKK, from the coding sequence GTGAAATTAAACAGGAAGGATATTTTAGAAGCTCTGGAAAGTATTTCGGCACCCGGTGAAGGGCAGAACATGATAGAGAGTGGTGCAGTTACAAATGTGATGACTTTCGGAGATGAGGTGGTAGTGGATATCACCATAAAAAATCCAAGCCTTCAGGCTAAAAAGAAAACCGAAGTAGAGATATTGAAAACCATTCACGATAAGGTTTATCAAAAAGCCAAAGTGAAAGTTAATATTAAGGTTGATGCTCCGGAGAAGCCACAGGGAAATCAAATAAAAGGAAAACCGATTCCGGGGATTAAGAATATTGTAGCGGTTGCTTCCGGAAAAGGAGGTGTTGGTAAATCTACCGTTACGGCCAACCTGGCAGCTACGATGGCTAAAATGGGTTTTCGTGTAGGGGTGTTGGACGCTGATGTATACGGGCCGTCCATTCCGTTAATGTACGATGTGGAGGGAGCCCGGCCACTGGCTGTTCATGTAGGCGGAAAGTCTAAAATGAAACCGATTGAAAATTACGGTGTCAAGATCCTTTCCATAGGTTTCTTTACGCAGCCTAACCAGGCTGTAATCTGGCGGGGGCCAATGGCTGCCAAAGCGTTGAACCAAATGATATTTGATGCCGATTGGGGGGAACTCGATTTTCTGTTGATCGACCTGCCTCCGGGAACGGGCGATATCCATTTAAGCATCATGCAGGCATTACCAATTACCGGTGCGGTTGTGGTTAGTACCCCTCAAAACGTGGCGCTGGCTGATGCCCGTAAGGGAGTTGCTATGTTCCAGCAGGAAAGCATTAGTGTGCCTGTGCTGGGGATTATAGAAAATATGGCATATTTTACTCCTGAAGAGATGCCTGATAATAAATATTATATCTTTGGAAAAGAAGGTGCGAAGAACCTGGCCGAGGATTTAAAAGTGCCATTCCTTGGAGAAATCCCGTTGGTGCAGAGTATTCGTGAAGCAGGTGATGCAGGAAGACCTGCCGCATTGCAGACGGCAACTCCTCTTGAAGAGTCTTTTGAGGAGTTAACAAAACAAGTTATACAAGAAGTGGTAAGCCGAAACGATAGTTTGCCACCAACCGAAGCTATTAAAATAACAACAATGGCAGGTTGTTCGGCTGTAAAAAAGAAGTAA
- a CDS encoding metallophosphoesterase has translation MATKHRLTKAFLDAKKISFNDQSKFILFSDCHRGDNSYADDFANNRNIYFHALNHYYKNHFSYIELGDGDELWENLTFESIFKSHKNIYLLLKKFHDAGRLHMIYGNHDMAYKDSENVTKNYHHYFDPVSASEIPLMPGIKFHESLILEHETSKQKIFLIHGHQADWWNFSFWRFSRFMVRILWKPLQVIGIADPTSPAKNYKELIKIERRIKKWILENNKLLTIAGHTHRPRFPEPGQIPFFNDGSCVHPRSITGLEIENGTITLIKWYTDITEEGYLRIVKTVLEGPQRLRDYLIKNET, from the coding sequence ATGGCAACAAAACACAGGCTCACCAAAGCTTTCTTAGATGCTAAGAAAATAAGCTTCAACGATCAATCGAAATTTATCCTTTTTAGTGATTGCCATAGAGGGGATAATAGCTATGCAGACGATTTTGCGAACAACCGGAACATATACTTTCATGCACTAAACCACTACTATAAAAACCATTTCAGCTATATCGAATTGGGCGACGGTGATGAACTATGGGAAAACCTTACTTTCGAATCTATCTTCAAGTCGCATAAGAATATCTACCTGCTCCTGAAAAAATTCCACGATGCCGGTCGGTTGCACATGATCTATGGCAATCATGATATGGCGTATAAAGATTCTGAAAATGTAACCAAGAACTACCATCATTATTTCGATCCCGTATCGGCATCTGAAATTCCGCTGATGCCGGGCATCAAGTTTCATGAAAGTTTGATTTTAGAGCACGAAACGAGTAAACAAAAAATATTCCTGATCCACGGACATCAGGCAGACTGGTGGAACTTTAGCTTTTGGCGGTTCAGCAGGTTCATGGTACGGATTCTCTGGAAACCCCTACAGGTTATCGGTATTGCCGATCCTACCAGCCCTGCAAAAAACTACAAAGAACTGATTAAAATAGAACGACGGATAAAGAAGTGGATCCTGGAAAACAACAAACTGCTCACTATAGCCGGGCATACCCACAGGCCACGATTTCCCGAACCGGGACAGATCCCGTTCTTTAACGACGGGAGTTGTGTCCACCCGCGGAGCATTACCGGACTCGAAATAGAAAACGGCACCATTACCCTTATAAAGTGGTATACCGATATTACCGAAGAAGGTTATTTAAGAATCGTAAAAACGGTTCTTGAAGGCCCCCAGCGACTACGCGATTACCTAATAAAAAACGAAACCTAA